In Hippocampus zosterae strain Florida chromosome 3, ASM2543408v3, whole genome shotgun sequence, a genomic segment contains:
- the LOC127598023 gene encoding DNA-binding protein RFX7 isoform X1, with protein MADDQQQADQKPASGLGSLPALVPGLQGPEANALQFKIKNSICKSVQSKVDSILQDVEKFTDIEKLYLYLKLPSGPSSGNDKSDQSSMSSSRTQQMYAFNWIRNHLEEHPETSLPKQEVYDEYKSYCDNLGYNPLSAADFGKIMKNVFPNMKARRLGMRGKSKYCYSGLRKKAFVHMPSLPNLDLQKSGDGCELMEPAGQSPSAEDEMRSAACGLVCEWAQKVLSRQFDNVEDLARFLLNSHYIGTKSMAALTVMTGTPTTGMKTPTPASAFVPTAEANSFQPQVKTLPSPSVDAKQQLQRKIQKKQQEQKLHSPLPSDAQVKRTEASTPGPTLPCGSPALLSPQPTIGIVVAAVPSPVTVQRSRQLMTSPGPVGTTEGKVLPVNLVVTQSLKQSPKTPQNIPASPVGDRLARHGTRYAQILPKPSATSAITLRSPPTLLITNSPIKTVMPTPHVSSVNVVKMTAIALAPSSSSGSSSGSMTSSSTVVRSASAGMGATSALDESQGAGLTAAVRAVASSLTPSTDMKVTEAGSYTNTVAGAEKSGIEERVATCRAASEPSFSVKCSPGPDKVTRMRSDSISHSTSVAVAGIQDSNNSNCHDSTLYLTVDNHTSIGTVSASGSSISIAASKDPCTDAKSPRKRTGPTGESHVIPVKRVFISQQPPAAADNPKAGIGAAVKRIPRPGTPARPESAPCKVSAKPAPVGPTQILALSDSPITHIRGSPTVVKPQALMVKREDRSLGADVSSEAAGTSEQTLLQQITTDARAIPTNSGAHNPSVTGELKSTIWEEGQLDELRKHSQIPAEHKQAPTDQLCIVAQPSDTPGHLVLAQEMVDFAGSQPNMDYFPFNDDDMTQDSIVEELVQMEEQMKLKGLFGSCVDVSLQGQPAGSQSSALNAHQAGTTFYHSAHSSTTPVQTPTPTPTPTPTPTPTSEMTLSHSLTRESPCSRMAPVTPVDGALGRHTPISTPLSNCSSSVPPSPVECRNPFAFTPINSSITAYHDASIVSSSPVKPMQRPMATHPDKAKLEWINNRYNNNSAGPLSNHSIGILPSYQDLVDDQFRKPHAFAIPGQSFQPQSRPDSAHFGPLTPISPVQPQQQATAVAAPTKLESFAVPAPLDNKAPTTSASGTFRCRSVSPAVRQRNSSGNTGLQTPTATAAAATNTSGATLAVISPFNSAITSEVLNILSNSQSVSSVHSMVQRSQSVPLNIMMQSELLPVQSSSNAAKITNVLLSKMEADGDESVRGLGVNNLPSNYTARMNLTQILETTPAFAVATSHQTSLPVTSSPAAFELQQHGYLAHAGGEQVSFSAADNQAQEGAGEPEQQQQLQEIPVQTQQEVEDEQQRLDFNNTVKDLLGDDTLNPSSQLVGQVASELNAVASDFSNDIRLTTDLSSSITDLNTLDTNLLFDPNQQQEQYEDSTLEELKNDPLFQQICSDTVNSGFDWLESKDQPTTVEMLG; from the exons GAGCTATTGTGACAATCTCGGCTACAATCCATTGAGTGCAGCAGACTTTGGGAAGATCATGAAGAATGTCTTTCCCAACATGAAGGCACGTCGACTCGGGATGAGAGGAAAATCCAA ATATTGCTATAGCGGTTTAAGAAAGAAAGCTTTTGTTCACATGCCGTCATTACCCAACTTGGATCTGCAGAAGTCAGGCGATGGG TGTGAACTGATGGAGCCGGCCGGACAGTCCCCGAGTGCTGAGGATGAAATGAGATCAGCAGCCTGTGGTTTGGTATGCGAGTGGGCCCAAAAGGTCTTAAGTCGTCAGTTCGACAACGTGGAGGATCTGGCGCGTTTCCTGCTGAATAGCCACTACATCGGTACCAAGTCCATGGCTGCGCTCACTGTTATGACGGGAACACCCACAACAG GCATGAAGACGCCAACACCAGCCTCTGCGTTTGTGCCCACAGCCGAGGCCAACTCCTTCCAGCCCCAGGTGAAGACCCTGCCCTCGCCCTCTGTTGATGCAAAGCAGCAACTGCAGCGAAAGATCCAGAAGAAGCAGCAAGAACAGAAGCTCCACTCTCCTTTACCCAGCGACGCGCAAGTCAAACGAACGGAGGCTAGCACCCCCGGCCCGACCCTCCCCTGTGGCAGCCCCGCTCTGTTGTCTCCTCAGCCCACCATAGGCATCGTAGTAGCAGCTGTGCCCAGCCCAGTCACG GTACAGAGAAGCAGGCAGCTAATGACTTCTCCAGGCCCTGTCGGAACAACCGAGGGAAAAGTGCTTCCTGTGAACTTAGTGGTCACCCAGTCACTTAAGCAGTCCCCCAAAACCCCGCAGAATATCCCGGCAAGTCCCGTGGGGGATCGGTTGGCACGGCACGGCACCCGGTACGCTCAAATCCTACCCAAGCCCTCCGCCACCAGTGCCATCACACTTCGGTCCCCTCCTACCCTGCTCATTACCAACAGCCCCATCAAAACTGTGATGCCCACTCCCCATGTCAGCTCAGTTAACGTGGTCAAGATGACAGCCATCGCGTTAGctcccagcagcagcagtggcagcagcagcggcagcatgACCAGCAGCAGCACCGTCGTGCGCTCCGCCTCGGCCGGGATGGGCGCGACTTCCGCCTTAGATGAGTCACAAGGTGCAGGCCTGACTGCTGCGGTCAGAGCTGTTGCCTCCAGTTTGACCCCCTCCACTGACATGAAAGTGACTGAAGCTGGAAGCTACACTAACACTGTCGCCGGTGCAGAGAAGTCTGGCATTGAAGAGAGAGTGGCAACGTGCAGGGCTGCTAGTGAGCCAAGCTTCTCTGTTAAGTGTTCTCCAGGACCAGACAAGGTCACGAGGATGAGGAGTGACTCCATATCCCATTCGACCTCGGTAGCGGTAGCTGGAATTCAGGACAGCAATAACAGTAACTGCCATGACAGCACCTTGTACTTGACTGTTGATAATCACACCTCCATTGGCACCGTGTCAGCCAGTGGTTCCTCGATCAGTATTGCGGCTTCAAAAGACCCCTGCACAGATGCCAAGAGTCCCAGAAAGCGCACAGGCCCTACTGGAGAGTCTCATGTTATTCCTGTAAAGAGAGTTTTTATATCTCAGCAGCCGCCTGCTGCAGCTGACAATCCCAAAGCTGGAATCGGCGCCGCGGTGAAAAGGATCCCGCGACCGGGAACTCCAGCCCGACCGGAAAGCGCCCCATGCAAAGTGAGCGCGAAACCCGCCCCTGTCGGCCCGACGCAGATCCTGGCGCTCTCCGACTCGCCCATCACGCACATCCGGGGCTCCCCGACTGTTGTCAAACCGCAGGCCTTGATGGTGAAACGGGAAGACCGTTCCCTCGGCGCCGACGTCAGCAGCGAAGCGGCGGGAACGTCCGAGCAGACCTTGTTACAGCAAATCACCACGGACGCGCGTGCCATCCCAACCAACTCAGGAGCACACAATCCCTCGGTGACGGGCGAACTAAAGAGCACAATATGGGAGGAGGGTCAGCTTGACGAGCTCCGGAAACACTCGCAGATACCAGCAGAACACAAGCAAGCTCCTACAGACCAGCTTTGTATCGTAGCCCAACCCTCTGACACCCCAGGCCATCTCGTCCTTGCGCAGGAGATGGTTGACTTTGCCGGCTCTCAGCCCAACATGGACTACTTCCCGTTCAACGACGACGACATGACCCAGGACAGTATCGTTGAGGAACTGGTCCAGATGGAGGAGCAGATGAAGCTGAAGGGTCTTTTCGGCAGCTGCGTGGATGTTTCTCTCCAAGGCCAGCCGGCCGGCAGCCAGAGTTCCGCCCTCAACGCGCACCAGGCCGGCACCACTTTCTACCATTCGGCCCACAGCAGCACCACTCCGGTCCAAACTCCCACGCCGACTCCCACGCCGACCCCGACGCCCACCCCTACCTCTGAGATGACCCTTAGCCACAGCTTGACAAGAGAGAGCCCCTGCTCCCGAATGGCTCCCGTCACCCCTGTAGACGGCGCGCTCGGTCGCCACACCCCTATCAGTACGCCGCTGTCCAACTGCAGCAGCAGCGTGCCCCCGAGCCCAGTGGAGTGCAGAAATCCGTTTGCCTTCACACCCATCAACTCCAGCATTACCGCTTACCATGACGCCAGCATCGTGTCCAGCAGCCCCGTGAAGCCCATGCAGAGGCCCATGGCGACACACCCCGACAAGGCCAAACTGGAGTGGATCAACAACCGCTACAACAACAATTCAGCCGGCCCCTTATCCAACCATAGCATCGGTATCCTACCTAGCTACCAGGACCTGGTGGATGACCAGTTTCGTAAGCCGCACGCTTTTGCAATACCCGGCCAGTCATTTCAACCTCAGTCCAGGCCGGATTCGGCTCATTTCGGCCCTTTGACGCCCATCTCCCCCGTGCAGCCACAGCAGCAAGCGACTGCCGTGGCCGCTCCCACTAAACTGGAGAGTTTTGCCGTGCCGGCCCCACTGGACAACAAGGCACCGACCACCTCTGCGTCTGGCACTTTCCGCTGCCGCAGCGTCAGCCCCGCCGTGCGCCAGAGGAACTCCAGCGGCAACACCGGCCTTCAGACCcccaccgccaccgccgccgccgctaccAATACCTCCGGCGCCACCCTGGCCGTCATCTCGCCCTTTAACTCGGCCATCACTTCTGAAGTGCTCAACATTCTGTCCAACAGCCAGTCTGTCAGTTCCGTCCACAGCATGGTCCAACGCAGCCAGTCCGTACCGCTGAACATCATGATGCAGAGTGAGTTATTGCCTGTGCAGAGCTCTAGTAACGCCGCCAAGATCACCAACGTCCTTCTCAGCAAGATGGAGGCCGACGGCGACGAATCTGTCCGCGGGCTGGGGGTGAACAACCTCCCGTCTAACTATACGGCACGCATGAATCTCACACAAATCCTGGAGACAACTCCGGCCTTCGCCGTGGCAACGTCGCACCAGACCTCGCTGCCCGTCACCTCCAGCCCGGCCGCCTTTGAGCTCCAGCAGCACGGCTACCTCGCCCACGCCGGCGGGGAGCAAGTGAGCTTCTCCGCTGCGGACAACCAAGCACAAGAGGGCGCCGGTGAGccagagcagcaacagcagctccAGGAGATCCCGGTGCAGACGCAGCAGGAGGTGGAGGATGAGCAGCAGCGGCTGGATTTCAACAATACGGTCAAGGACTTGTTGGGGGATGACACCCTCAACCCCAGCTCCCAGCTGGTGGGCCAGGTGGCCTCGGAACTGAACGCGGTGGCGTCCGACTTTTCAAACGACATCCGACTGACCACGGATCTGTCCAGTAGCATCACTGACCTTAACACCTTGGACACCAATCTGCTTTTTGACCCCAATCAGCAGCAGGAACAATATGAAGACTCGACACTGGAAGAACTGAAGAACGACCCGCTCTTTCAGCAGATATGCAGTGATACTGTGAACTCTGGCTTCGACTGGCTGGAGAGCAAAGACCAGCCGACTACAGTCGAGATGCTGGGCTGA
- the LOC127598023 gene encoding DNA-binding protein RFX7 isoform X2: protein MSSSRTQQMYAFNWIRNHLEEHPETSLPKQEVYDEYKSYCDNLGYNPLSAADFGKIMKNVFPNMKARRLGMRGKSKYCYSGLRKKAFVHMPSLPNLDLQKSGDGCELMEPAGQSPSAEDEMRSAACGLVCEWAQKVLSRQFDNVEDLARFLLNSHYIGTKSMAALTVMTGTPTTGMKTPTPASAFVPTAEANSFQPQVKTLPSPSVDAKQQLQRKIQKKQQEQKLHSPLPSDAQVKRTEASTPGPTLPCGSPALLSPQPTIGIVVAAVPSPVTVQRSRQLMTSPGPVGTTEGKVLPVNLVVTQSLKQSPKTPQNIPASPVGDRLARHGTRYAQILPKPSATSAITLRSPPTLLITNSPIKTVMPTPHVSSVNVVKMTAIALAPSSSSGSSSGSMTSSSTVVRSASAGMGATSALDESQGAGLTAAVRAVASSLTPSTDMKVTEAGSYTNTVAGAEKSGIEERVATCRAASEPSFSVKCSPGPDKVTRMRSDSISHSTSVAVAGIQDSNNSNCHDSTLYLTVDNHTSIGTVSASGSSISIAASKDPCTDAKSPRKRTGPTGESHVIPVKRVFISQQPPAAADNPKAGIGAAVKRIPRPGTPARPESAPCKVSAKPAPVGPTQILALSDSPITHIRGSPTVVKPQALMVKREDRSLGADVSSEAAGTSEQTLLQQITTDARAIPTNSGAHNPSVTGELKSTIWEEGQLDELRKHSQIPAEHKQAPTDQLCIVAQPSDTPGHLVLAQEMVDFAGSQPNMDYFPFNDDDMTQDSIVEELVQMEEQMKLKGLFGSCVDVSLQGQPAGSQSSALNAHQAGTTFYHSAHSSTTPVQTPTPTPTPTPTPTPTSEMTLSHSLTRESPCSRMAPVTPVDGALGRHTPISTPLSNCSSSVPPSPVECRNPFAFTPINSSITAYHDASIVSSSPVKPMQRPMATHPDKAKLEWINNRYNNNSAGPLSNHSIGILPSYQDLVDDQFRKPHAFAIPGQSFQPQSRPDSAHFGPLTPISPVQPQQQATAVAAPTKLESFAVPAPLDNKAPTTSASGTFRCRSVSPAVRQRNSSGNTGLQTPTATAAAATNTSGATLAVISPFNSAITSEVLNILSNSQSVSSVHSMVQRSQSVPLNIMMQSELLPVQSSSNAAKITNVLLSKMEADGDESVRGLGVNNLPSNYTARMNLTQILETTPAFAVATSHQTSLPVTSSPAAFELQQHGYLAHAGGEQVSFSAADNQAQEGAGEPEQQQQLQEIPVQTQQEVEDEQQRLDFNNTVKDLLGDDTLNPSSQLVGQVASELNAVASDFSNDIRLTTDLSSSITDLNTLDTNLLFDPNQQQEQYEDSTLEELKNDPLFQQICSDTVNSGFDWLESKDQPTTVEMLG from the exons GAGCTATTGTGACAATCTCGGCTACAATCCATTGAGTGCAGCAGACTTTGGGAAGATCATGAAGAATGTCTTTCCCAACATGAAGGCACGTCGACTCGGGATGAGAGGAAAATCCAA ATATTGCTATAGCGGTTTAAGAAAGAAAGCTTTTGTTCACATGCCGTCATTACCCAACTTGGATCTGCAGAAGTCAGGCGATGGG TGTGAACTGATGGAGCCGGCCGGACAGTCCCCGAGTGCTGAGGATGAAATGAGATCAGCAGCCTGTGGTTTGGTATGCGAGTGGGCCCAAAAGGTCTTAAGTCGTCAGTTCGACAACGTGGAGGATCTGGCGCGTTTCCTGCTGAATAGCCACTACATCGGTACCAAGTCCATGGCTGCGCTCACTGTTATGACGGGAACACCCACAACAG GCATGAAGACGCCAACACCAGCCTCTGCGTTTGTGCCCACAGCCGAGGCCAACTCCTTCCAGCCCCAGGTGAAGACCCTGCCCTCGCCCTCTGTTGATGCAAAGCAGCAACTGCAGCGAAAGATCCAGAAGAAGCAGCAAGAACAGAAGCTCCACTCTCCTTTACCCAGCGACGCGCAAGTCAAACGAACGGAGGCTAGCACCCCCGGCCCGACCCTCCCCTGTGGCAGCCCCGCTCTGTTGTCTCCTCAGCCCACCATAGGCATCGTAGTAGCAGCTGTGCCCAGCCCAGTCACG GTACAGAGAAGCAGGCAGCTAATGACTTCTCCAGGCCCTGTCGGAACAACCGAGGGAAAAGTGCTTCCTGTGAACTTAGTGGTCACCCAGTCACTTAAGCAGTCCCCCAAAACCCCGCAGAATATCCCGGCAAGTCCCGTGGGGGATCGGTTGGCACGGCACGGCACCCGGTACGCTCAAATCCTACCCAAGCCCTCCGCCACCAGTGCCATCACACTTCGGTCCCCTCCTACCCTGCTCATTACCAACAGCCCCATCAAAACTGTGATGCCCACTCCCCATGTCAGCTCAGTTAACGTGGTCAAGATGACAGCCATCGCGTTAGctcccagcagcagcagtggcagcagcagcggcagcatgACCAGCAGCAGCACCGTCGTGCGCTCCGCCTCGGCCGGGATGGGCGCGACTTCCGCCTTAGATGAGTCACAAGGTGCAGGCCTGACTGCTGCGGTCAGAGCTGTTGCCTCCAGTTTGACCCCCTCCACTGACATGAAAGTGACTGAAGCTGGAAGCTACACTAACACTGTCGCCGGTGCAGAGAAGTCTGGCATTGAAGAGAGAGTGGCAACGTGCAGGGCTGCTAGTGAGCCAAGCTTCTCTGTTAAGTGTTCTCCAGGACCAGACAAGGTCACGAGGATGAGGAGTGACTCCATATCCCATTCGACCTCGGTAGCGGTAGCTGGAATTCAGGACAGCAATAACAGTAACTGCCATGACAGCACCTTGTACTTGACTGTTGATAATCACACCTCCATTGGCACCGTGTCAGCCAGTGGTTCCTCGATCAGTATTGCGGCTTCAAAAGACCCCTGCACAGATGCCAAGAGTCCCAGAAAGCGCACAGGCCCTACTGGAGAGTCTCATGTTATTCCTGTAAAGAGAGTTTTTATATCTCAGCAGCCGCCTGCTGCAGCTGACAATCCCAAAGCTGGAATCGGCGCCGCGGTGAAAAGGATCCCGCGACCGGGAACTCCAGCCCGACCGGAAAGCGCCCCATGCAAAGTGAGCGCGAAACCCGCCCCTGTCGGCCCGACGCAGATCCTGGCGCTCTCCGACTCGCCCATCACGCACATCCGGGGCTCCCCGACTGTTGTCAAACCGCAGGCCTTGATGGTGAAACGGGAAGACCGTTCCCTCGGCGCCGACGTCAGCAGCGAAGCGGCGGGAACGTCCGAGCAGACCTTGTTACAGCAAATCACCACGGACGCGCGTGCCATCCCAACCAACTCAGGAGCACACAATCCCTCGGTGACGGGCGAACTAAAGAGCACAATATGGGAGGAGGGTCAGCTTGACGAGCTCCGGAAACACTCGCAGATACCAGCAGAACACAAGCAAGCTCCTACAGACCAGCTTTGTATCGTAGCCCAACCCTCTGACACCCCAGGCCATCTCGTCCTTGCGCAGGAGATGGTTGACTTTGCCGGCTCTCAGCCCAACATGGACTACTTCCCGTTCAACGACGACGACATGACCCAGGACAGTATCGTTGAGGAACTGGTCCAGATGGAGGAGCAGATGAAGCTGAAGGGTCTTTTCGGCAGCTGCGTGGATGTTTCTCTCCAAGGCCAGCCGGCCGGCAGCCAGAGTTCCGCCCTCAACGCGCACCAGGCCGGCACCACTTTCTACCATTCGGCCCACAGCAGCACCACTCCGGTCCAAACTCCCACGCCGACTCCCACGCCGACCCCGACGCCCACCCCTACCTCTGAGATGACCCTTAGCCACAGCTTGACAAGAGAGAGCCCCTGCTCCCGAATGGCTCCCGTCACCCCTGTAGACGGCGCGCTCGGTCGCCACACCCCTATCAGTACGCCGCTGTCCAACTGCAGCAGCAGCGTGCCCCCGAGCCCAGTGGAGTGCAGAAATCCGTTTGCCTTCACACCCATCAACTCCAGCATTACCGCTTACCATGACGCCAGCATCGTGTCCAGCAGCCCCGTGAAGCCCATGCAGAGGCCCATGGCGACACACCCCGACAAGGCCAAACTGGAGTGGATCAACAACCGCTACAACAACAATTCAGCCGGCCCCTTATCCAACCATAGCATCGGTATCCTACCTAGCTACCAGGACCTGGTGGATGACCAGTTTCGTAAGCCGCACGCTTTTGCAATACCCGGCCAGTCATTTCAACCTCAGTCCAGGCCGGATTCGGCTCATTTCGGCCCTTTGACGCCCATCTCCCCCGTGCAGCCACAGCAGCAAGCGACTGCCGTGGCCGCTCCCACTAAACTGGAGAGTTTTGCCGTGCCGGCCCCACTGGACAACAAGGCACCGACCACCTCTGCGTCTGGCACTTTCCGCTGCCGCAGCGTCAGCCCCGCCGTGCGCCAGAGGAACTCCAGCGGCAACACCGGCCTTCAGACCcccaccgccaccgccgccgccgctaccAATACCTCCGGCGCCACCCTGGCCGTCATCTCGCCCTTTAACTCGGCCATCACTTCTGAAGTGCTCAACATTCTGTCCAACAGCCAGTCTGTCAGTTCCGTCCACAGCATGGTCCAACGCAGCCAGTCCGTACCGCTGAACATCATGATGCAGAGTGAGTTATTGCCTGTGCAGAGCTCTAGTAACGCCGCCAAGATCACCAACGTCCTTCTCAGCAAGATGGAGGCCGACGGCGACGAATCTGTCCGCGGGCTGGGGGTGAACAACCTCCCGTCTAACTATACGGCACGCATGAATCTCACACAAATCCTGGAGACAACTCCGGCCTTCGCCGTGGCAACGTCGCACCAGACCTCGCTGCCCGTCACCTCCAGCCCGGCCGCCTTTGAGCTCCAGCAGCACGGCTACCTCGCCCACGCCGGCGGGGAGCAAGTGAGCTTCTCCGCTGCGGACAACCAAGCACAAGAGGGCGCCGGTGAGccagagcagcaacagcagctccAGGAGATCCCGGTGCAGACGCAGCAGGAGGTGGAGGATGAGCAGCAGCGGCTGGATTTCAACAATACGGTCAAGGACTTGTTGGGGGATGACACCCTCAACCCCAGCTCCCAGCTGGTGGGCCAGGTGGCCTCGGAACTGAACGCGGTGGCGTCCGACTTTTCAAACGACATCCGACTGACCACGGATCTGTCCAGTAGCATCACTGACCTTAACACCTTGGACACCAATCTGCTTTTTGACCCCAATCAGCAGCAGGAACAATATGAAGACTCGACACTGGAAGAACTGAAGAACGACCCGCTCTTTCAGCAGATATGCAGTGATACTGTGAACTCTGGCTTCGACTGGCTGGAGAGCAAAGACCAGCCGACTACAGTCGAGATGCTGGGCTGA
- the LOC127598449 gene encoding protein FAM180A isoform X2 has translation MKMKLKLRIWQLVIMWMCFKQALQGKSPTRSTVVDPNLMFEFLLAGVELNQDSNIVLLDEEMASMRPGRAFLSRVNNNIPRSLSSMQQMVDVLKSRRKEPMTQDLFESLVLSMVRSAYQTGNQRRPGDREAWGEMLLQLANLTVHELRGSYLLSYM, from the exons ATGAAGATGAAACTCAAATTAAGAATTTGGCAGCTGGTCATTATGTGGATGTGTTTCAAACAAGCACTGCAAG GTAAAAGTCCAACTCGCTCGACAGTTGTTGATCCAAACCTGATGTTCGAG TTTTTGCTGGCTGGTGTAGAACTCAACCAGGACAGCAATATTGTCCTGCTTGATGAGGAGATGGCATCAATGAGGCCTGGGCGGGCCTTCCTCTCTCGGGTCAATAACAACATTCCTCGGAGTTTGAGTTCCATGCAGCAGATGGTGGATGTGCTGAAGAGTCGGAGGAAGGAGCCGATGACTCAGGATCTGTTTGAGAGTCTCGTCTTGAGCATGGTGCGCTCAGCATATCAGACTGGGAACCAGCGACGACCCGGGGACCGGGAGGCCTGGGGCGAAATGCTCCTGCAGCTCGCAAATCTCACAGTGCATGAGTTGCGTGGAAGTTATCTCCTCAGTTACATGTAA
- the LOC127598449 gene encoding protein FAM180A isoform X1 — translation MKMKLKLRIWQLVIMWMCFKQALQDASAGKSPTRSTVVDPNLMFEFLLAGVELNQDSNIVLLDEEMASMRPGRAFLSRVNNNIPRSLSSMQQMVDVLKSRRKEPMTQDLFESLVLSMVRSAYQTGNQRRPGDREAWGEMLLQLANLTVHELRGSYLLSYM, via the exons ATGAAGATGAAACTCAAATTAAGAATTTGGCAGCTGGTCATTATGTGGATGTGTTTCAAACAAGCACTGCAAG ATGCATCTGCAGGTAAAAGTCCAACTCGCTCGACAGTTGTTGATCCAAACCTGATGTTCGAG TTTTTGCTGGCTGGTGTAGAACTCAACCAGGACAGCAATATTGTCCTGCTTGATGAGGAGATGGCATCAATGAGGCCTGGGCGGGCCTTCCTCTCTCGGGTCAATAACAACATTCCTCGGAGTTTGAGTTCCATGCAGCAGATGGTGGATGTGCTGAAGAGTCGGAGGAAGGAGCCGATGACTCAGGATCTGTTTGAGAGTCTCGTCTTGAGCATGGTGCGCTCAGCATATCAGACTGGGAACCAGCGACGACCCGGGGACCGGGAGGCCTGGGGCGAAATGCTCCTGCAGCTCGCAAATCTCACAGTGCATGAGTTGCGTGGAAGTTATCTCCTCAGTTACATGTAA